A genomic segment from Triticum dicoccoides isolate Atlit2015 ecotype Zavitan chromosome 1A, WEW_v2.0, whole genome shotgun sequence encodes:
- the LOC119284956 gene encoding basic leucine zipper 23-like: MDDGVDLPSQFLFPHPEMPGAFSDLLGDAAATCTHTHTCNPPGPSAATHTHTCLHTHTHQLFAAGSEDDDAARPRRPLGNREAVRKYREKKKAHAAFLEEEVKQLRAANQQLQRRLQGHATLEAEVARLRGLLFDVRAKIDAEAAGAFPFQKQCSVGSVACADPTLCFNNGNSEVGGACWEDSSGPAAADYRFDEDGNGNGGASREIDAPEQPVRSMDVVELCCFPS; encoded by the coding sequence ATGGATGACGGGGTGGACCTCCCGAGCCAATTCCTCTTCCCGCACCCGGAGATGCCCGGCGCCTTCAGCGACCTCCTGGGCGACGCCGCCGCGACCTGCACCCACACGCACACCTGCAACCCTCCGGGCCCGTCGGCCGCCACGCACACGCACACCTGCCTGCACACCCACACCCaccagctcttcgccgccggcagcGAGGACGACGACGCGGCGCGGCCCCGCCGGCCGCTGGGGAACCGGGAGGCCGTGCGCAAGTACCGGGAGAAGAAGAAGGCGCACGCCGCGTTCCTGGAGGAGGAGGTCAAGCAGCTGCGCGCCGCCAACCAGCAGCTCCAGCGCCGGCTGCAGGGCCACGCCACGCTTGAGGCCGAGGTGGCGCGGCTGAGGGGCCTCCTCTTCGACGTCCGGGCCAAGATCGACGCGGAGGCCGCCGGCGCGTTCCCGTTCCAGAAGCAGTGCAGCGTCGGCTCCGTGGCGTGCGCCGACCCGACCCTCTGCTTCAACAATGGCAACTCTGAGGTCGGTGGCGCCTGCTGGGAGGACAGCTCCGGGCCGGCGGCTGCGGATTACAGGTTCGATGAAGACGGCAATGGCAATGGCGGCGCGTCGCGGGAGATCGATGCTCCGGAACAACCGGTGCGTTCCATGGATGTCGTTGAGCTCTGCTGCTTCCCTAGCTGA